The Macaca nemestrina isolate mMacNem1 chromosome 1, mMacNem.hap1, whole genome shotgun sequence genome contains the following window.
TCTCATTATAAGAAAATTCTTAAACTGAGCCCAATTTCATGATTTCTGCCCATGGGTCCTAACTTTGTTCTTTGGCACTGCACAAAAATCTCACTCCTCCCTCATAAAAGCACTTAAAATATTTGAGTTCAGCTGTCCCACTCCCTCGGGTATTTTCTTTTGTAgactaaatatttttcaacacTTCCTGATGTGAAAGTCGTTCAGGCCACTGCTCTGCTTGCCTGCCTCCTGGCGCTGTCACAGGTTTCCAGAGCCTGACTTGGAATAGCAGTTTCTCCATGAATATCTTGAATGACTGAGTGAATCCGCAGCTCCTCCTATGAATTCCTGTCAGtttgtattttttcctcttgGCATGTGGGGCCCACAGATCCACTATTGTCTCATGTTGAGTTAACTGTTAACTAGAAACCCTAACATCTCCTTAGTAAGACCCCTCCCTACTTCCTGAGAGGCTCAACACAGAAGCAGCAGCTGGGGAAGTCTGAATGCTGTGTCCTAGCTGTCCCTGTGGCCTCTGTGGCCGTGGACCTGGTCTGTGTCTTTAGAGACCAGGCTGCAGCAGCAGTGGCCCAGGCAGTGGCTGGGGCAGACCTCTGTGAGCACGAGGAGGTGTGGAGGTCCCTATGACAGAACTAGATGAAAGCCTGCTGGCTGCTTGGCGTCTGCTCACCTATCTGCAATCTGCAGACTTGTCCCCTTCCTAACCTTAGAGGCCGACCCCGTAATCAGCAGATTTCTCCTCTCTCTGATAAGTCTGGACTCTCCCTGTTCATTAGCCCCGTGCTCCCTCTTAATGCCTGGGTGTCTGATCTTGGACTCCAATCTGTGCATGCCTTTGATGCTGGAGAACAAAGAGGTTTCTTGGATTTGAGCCAAGCTGGAAAAGTGTTTTTGAACAGAAGCTTCACTGATAGGAAGGCCTCTCTGGTGCATCTCCAAAGAATGGAGCTCTGGGAGCTGCTAGCCCTAGGGGACAGCTGGCTTATTCCAAAGTTGGAAAATGGATGAGAAAACCTATTTCAACTAGGCAAGGAGGCAAGAGAACTGTGATTCAGGCATCTGGAGATGTTCAGGGACTTGAGACACCCAGGAGATTTTCAGAAGGGTACCCTTGGTGCATGTGGCCTGCAGAAGAGACAGCTCGTAGCTCTGCACAGGGATACTGACTGCCTGCTTCACCACTGTCtctccagcacctggcacagtgaCTGACACCTGGTAGGTGATCAGCGAGCATGTTTTAggtggataaataaatgaatgaatgagaagacAGTTTTTGGAAATCTTTTCTGTATGCCATAGCACTTTCATTACAAAAGTAAGAGCTCCATTCTGGAGTCAGAGGGACTTGGGTGAGCATCCTGACTTCACCACTTACCGGCTTTATGACAAGTTCCTAAGCAATGGGCAGCATAGGAACTCCCCAAGGTTGCTGTTAGAATCTCCATAGAGAATGTGCATGGAATTCAGGGCCTGGTCCATGTCACCCACAGACTCAGTGACCCTCAGTTTAGCCAAACAACTGAGACATAGAGCTCCACACGCCCTACAGGGACGGGCTGTCCTggccctccacctcctcctcatgAGGCTTGAGGAGGGAGGGGGACCGGTAGAATGGGTAAGAAGCTACATCCCCCCCAGGAAGCTGGTCCTTGGCATAGCTTCCTTTGGGCTCAGGTTGGAGCTCGGGCCACTGCCGAGGGAGCAGACTGTGACTATCTCATGTCAGTACAGTGCCCTCTCAACCCATTCACAAACCCCAGTGGCTGCTGCCTGTGTTTCCTCCATGGGTAGGGAACAGCAGACCGGTTACCCAGGCCCCAGGCCTACCTGAAACCTGGCCAGATGGCAGGGCAGACAGTTTTGGTTCTCGAGTCTGCATTCATCTCAGAGGCATGCTTCGCTCTCTCCTTTGACACAGATGCTATGTTTGTAGGTGTCATGAATTAACTTGGGATCCCTCTTCCACACATCTCCCCTCCTTTCCATTTCAGCCCTTTCCTTTGGAAAGCAAGGATCAGAGAGGAAAGATGCTGTAGCAGAAAGAACCTGGACCTGAGGTTTTGAGTGTGGGCAGGTCCTAGCCCCTTCCTGGATTTTCTCATGTGTGAAGTGTACAAGTGGGTGAACCTAGGATATGTTGTGGGTAGGGTGGTCTCGGTGGCCTTCAGGAGGTCTCTTCTGGAATTGCTGTTTTATGCACCGGTGAGGTCTGTATTTTATTCCTGTTTCAGATTACTCCCCTCCCCCGCCAAAGGAGGAGACAGTTATCACAAGGACAGTGAGGGATTTGatggtggagaaaagagaacacatgTCAAGTCAGATATCAGCCTTAGGATCagctttattatgtattttaccTTCACCAGGGAGAGGAAGGCAAGGAAGCTGGAGAACAGACCAGCCTGCATCACACAGACACAAATCACATCTCTAAAGAGTGTACATGGTGAGAACTAAGGGCTCACATTAGACCAGCTGTGAAGCACAGAGATTGACAAGGGCACCAAACATCCATCTCATCTTTCCCTTCTGGTTGTTTTGATTCAGTTATTTACATACTTttggctcattttaaaaaagcacaacCAACATTTCAATGTTCaataatttcctgttttttttaatgtacaggGACAAAATCATCcaatttttgatttttgaaacaCCACAAGTCACTTTGTCTCAACACctgtggtggcggtggtggtggtggtggtggtggcggtggtggtggcggcgatggtggtggtggtggtggagataAGTGAAAAGTCCATCAGAATTCAGTTTGTTTTGTGGCTCATTTGATAGCCTGAAACTCTGAAAGATGAATGAAGGCATCCTTGGCTGTTACACCCCCAGAGCTGGGTGAATTTTTGCACCAAGGAAGCTGTGCTAGGCTTCTGTGGTCTTCCTGACAGTCACACCGTTCCTGCATTTGAGACCTTCATCAGACTGCTGAGAACAATGCTTATTCACAGAGGATGATGAAATATAGAAAGACACAGACCAAGTCCTGGAATGCTAAGGAAGCCAGGAGGCAAGAAGGTACATTGCACACAGAGGTACccacagaagaaggtcaccagagcaagggctggggtcagggtttCATCTGCTGCCCATCTTCTTGACCCCAGAAGACATATGAGCAGCTACTTCCCCTTGCCAGGGGATGAGCACTTCTCCTGGACTTTCTGTGGGCAAACCTCCACACATTTTGTCTGGAATAGCTCCTGGCATGGCTCTGCACACTGAGGTGGACATTGATCTTGGCATGGAGGTAGGCATGGATCTTGGCCTTGCTGTGGGCATTTTTCTTGACTTAATTCCTGGCACTGAGAAAGACATACCTCCTGGGCCTGCACTAGACACTTATCTTGGCAGGGGTGCTGGCACGTGGGGAGGCACACCTCCTcagcctttccctggcactgctCCTGGGTCTTTTGGAGGCATGGAGGGGGCACACATGGCTGCTTGCACTGCTGCTCACTGAAGGACATCCTAGGGTGATTTGCAGAGCCTGAAAAAAACACAATATTCGAAATTATCTGTGTTAAAAATATCAGTGTGGGAACTGGGGAATAAAGGGTTGAGAAAGAGGAATGAGGAGTGGATGGAAGAACTAATGGAGTGGAATGAGGAGTGGAAGTAAGAACTAATTTCTTTGGCTgctttttatctctttctcttttctatcctgGCTGCAGCTCCCTGTGGCACCTGTCTCTAAGGTGGGAGTACTCTCATGGCCGCTGTCTAGACATCCATAGCTCCAAACCCCAAGTCCTACCGcaggttttttttccttctcttctagtCTACGAATCCTTTCGAAAATCAGGTGCAAGAGACTAGATAGATAAATTCTAGTCTGGATAGAATATACAGGATAGTTTGTGAGGCCCAAGAAATGGCAAACCACTTAAAAAATCAGTAGAAAGTACAGTCCAGAGGAGGAACAGAACAGTGGCCGCCTAAAGACAGAGTAACAGGAAGAGAGAGGGCACAGATGCCCCACTTACCTGATCTTCAACAAGACTCAGCAAAAGCTGTGGACTGTGAAGCCCGGCAAGGTGGGACTTTTATATGGTGCTTAGTCCAGCCTCCTGCGGGACTGACTGGCCACATGGGCTGCGGTACTAATTGTGGAGTCACCATAACAAGCTTCCTCTGAAATCGCCGATGGTTTGAGTCACTGCTTGGGATGCCTGTTAATCAGACTACATTTTGGCCTGTGGGTCCTCGTCAGACCTCAGCAGGGAGGGCCTTCCCTCAGATCTCTCTCATCAAAGGCAGCAGGAAAAGAATGTTCATAAAGTGTTATCTCAGTCTGTTCAACCAGGATTCCTTGTCTGCCCAAACTGGTACAGGATGTGGTGAGAGATAAGATCCACCTTGCTCATCTCATCTTCACCAATGGGAAGACATTATGCCTAAGGCCTGGGGCCTCTCTGGGTCAAGGGCTTACATGGCTTGTTGCAGACACTTCTTCATCAAGTTTAGAAAGTCACCCTTCAGATGCAAAGACGAAGGCTTGCCCTGTGGTTCCAAGCAAACAAAAGGCTTTCAGCCTGCTGAAGAGAGTGATTTTCCTGCATGGTGGTCTTGACGGAAATTGGGATTCATTTGTTACTCTTGGGTTGTGAAGTGGAGTGAAggggaaaagagaggaaggagaaggcagaCAATCTTCATCTTCTCAACCTGGATTTATGACACCCTTCTGAAAGTGGAATTACTCACAGAATTTTCATAGTGACCAGGAGAACAGGCTGGAACAAAGTTAACTTGTCTCTTTGCCTACTGGAAAACGTTTTCTTAGAACTCAGGTCAATAAAAGTCAGGGGATGAAAGGAAAAGTTTCAAAGCAAACACACCCAGTTTTCTCTACCTCTACTTTCTAGTTTGGGCTGTTAGTTTTTACCTGATGTGTTCTCCCTGTGCCTGTGGAAATCCTAAGCATTCTGCAAAGCTTTACTCATGTCTACCACCCTCTGACAGCCTTTCCTGATTACTCTAAACCAGAAATGAATCCACCTCTCTATGAATTCCCATGGTATCTATTGTTTGTATTATTCATATGACATTTACTATTGAAATTAGGATTTTCcagatatttatatatagatcTTATTTTTTCCTGGGTTATAAGTTCCTAGAGGATAGGTACTATGCCATAGGTATAGTAAGTGGAAGATGATGGAAGACAAATGATTATTGATGGGGTAAATGTATTAATGAAGGAATGAAGAAGGTGGATGTGGGAGAGCTGGGAGTAGAGGAAAATCTCATTTAATTGAAAATGGGAAAAGATTTACTTTGAAAGAAGCTCCTAGTTCCATAAAGTGGTGGTTCTGTGTTTGTTTGCTGAAGTTCATATTTATGaagttgtattttaaatatgatgatgttcccttcctttctccttaatTTGAAGTTATGTTCAATCTCTTAACTTGAAGTGGTAGGTTTAAGTCATttcctaagaaaaatatttggctAAAATCAGAAATGTCTCAACTGTTTATATAGATTTTGGATGCTT
Protein-coding sequences here:
- the LOC105497919 gene encoding proline-rich protein 9 gives rise to the protein MSFSEQQCKQPCVPPPCLQKTQEQCQGKAEEVCLPTCQHPCQDKCLVQAQEVCLSQCQELSQEKCPQQGQDPCLPPCQDQCPPQCAEPCQELFQTKCVEVCPQKVQEKCSSPGKGK